A genomic window from Haladaptatus caseinilyticus includes:
- a CDS encoding DUF6432 family protein codes for MKAKREYRRRPDIEVRVLDALVDRSEDGMTVFELRTQVDVAIDDLEDALGNLKEDGLINAETKERRTLIKPDERVVPDPDEVGEEPSIVDRIIERLPL; via the coding sequence GTATCGACGCCGCCCGGATATCGAGGTTCGGGTGCTCGACGCCCTCGTAGACCGGAGCGAGGATGGGATGACGGTATTTGAACTCCGGACACAAGTCGATGTGGCTATCGACGATTTGGAGGACGCGCTGGGCAATCTCAAAGAGGACGGCCTCATCAACGCGGAAACGAAGGAGAGACGAACCCTCATCAAACCGGACGAGCGCGTCGTTCCCGACCCTGACGAGGTGGGGGAAGAGCCGTCCATCGTCGATCGAATCATCGAGCGTCTGCCGCTCTGA
- the ygfZ gene encoding CAF17-like 4Fe-4S cluster assembly/insertion protein YgfZ, whose amino-acid sequence MHLEDLHADHGATFCSVGNRRVPRDYGRPERTHRAVRNGVGLTEMPYGVLVISGDDRIEYVDNVISNTVPTEDGQGVYALLLDPQGKIEMDMYVYTTDDKLLLFTPPGKATPLAEEWREKVFIQDVEITVATDQFAVFGVHGPHATEKVASVLNNVSTPDEQLSFVRGKMADVGVTVVRTDAPTGEEGYEVICTTDETEDEIGRPRPNIELVFDALITHGMNAAPFGRKTWESLTLEAGTPLFEFELEDEIPNVLGIRNALDFEKGCFVGQEVVSRVENRGQPSRRLAGLRPESIPERGTAVFDGDEVVGEITRAIDSPSCEEPIAMALVNYGVAMGTELTVRIDGEDVSAELLPLPFVEGSDSSGRVPRYD is encoded by the coding sequence ATGCACTTGGAAGACCTGCACGCCGACCACGGGGCGACGTTCTGCTCGGTCGGCAACCGTCGGGTTCCACGCGATTATGGACGACCGGAACGCACACATCGTGCAGTCAGAAACGGTGTCGGACTCACGGAAATGCCGTACGGCGTTCTCGTTATTTCGGGCGACGACCGAATCGAGTACGTGGACAACGTCATCTCGAATACGGTTCCGACTGAAGACGGGCAGGGAGTTTACGCCCTCCTCCTCGACCCGCAAGGAAAAATCGAGATGGACATGTACGTCTACACGACGGACGACAAACTCCTCCTCTTTACGCCGCCCGGAAAGGCGACCCCGTTAGCCGAGGAGTGGCGGGAGAAGGTGTTCATTCAGGACGTGGAAATCACGGTAGCGACCGATCAGTTCGCCGTCTTCGGTGTTCACGGTCCGCACGCAACCGAGAAAGTCGCCAGCGTGCTGAACAACGTGAGCACACCCGACGAGCAGTTGTCGTTCGTTCGTGGGAAGATGGCCGACGTGGGCGTCACAGTGGTGCGAACCGACGCCCCGACTGGCGAGGAGGGATACGAAGTCATCTGCACGACCGACGAGACGGAAGACGAAATCGGCCGTCCCCGCCCGAACATCGAACTGGTCTTCGACGCGCTCATCACTCACGGGATGAACGCCGCGCCGTTCGGCAGAAAAACGTGGGAATCGCTGACCCTGGAGGCTGGAACGCCCCTGTTCGAGTTCGAACTCGAGGACGAAATTCCGAACGTCCTCGGAATTCGAAACGCGCTCGACTTCGAGAAGGGCTGTTTCGTTGGGCAGGAAGTCGTCTCGCGCGTCGAAAATCGCGGGCAACCGAGTCGTAGACTCGCGGGACTACGTCCCGAATCGATACCGGAGCGAGGCACGGCGGTCTTCGACGGCGACGAAGTCGTCGGCGAAATCACCCGCGCAATCGACAGTCCGTCCTGCGAGGAACCGATTGCGATGGCATTAGTGAACTACGGCGTAGCGATGGGAACCGAACTGACCGTCCGAATCGACGGCGAGGACGTCTCTGCGGAACTACTGCCGCTTCCGTTCGTGGAAGGGAGCGATTCCTCGGGGCGCGTACCGCGTTACGACTAA
- a CDS encoding methyltransferase domain-containing protein: protein MELLPLDRLPQYSEWASYLLDPNRDPPGELDAYTDIDVYDTIYGHVLEHYRDTGLDRETFSLETRAKGREEPDVISIDESLYLASTNDLVALEKDAVRETLRPVLDGGETVVALGCGWGRNLGIIADSFPDVTVVGGEIAEQGVTISRELHADENRISVKTFDFHGDWSIFDGHDDVVVFTYGALTTLDGVQSVIDRLVSHAEKRSIVGVHLEQTVPHPSNTVLGLLRRRYADVRGFETDLLPVLRAHPDVSVTYTEYDAVGANPLHPQTAIRWYPSR from the coding sequence ATGGAACTCCTCCCGCTCGATCGACTGCCTCAGTATTCCGAATGGGCCAGCTATCTCCTCGACCCCAACCGTGACCCACCGGGCGAGTTAGACGCCTACACCGATATCGATGTGTACGATACGATATACGGTCATGTACTGGAACACTATCGTGACACTGGCCTCGACCGTGAGACTTTCTCCCTCGAAACACGTGCGAAAGGTCGCGAGGAACCGGACGTCATCTCCATCGATGAATCGCTATACCTCGCCAGCACGAACGACCTGGTCGCCCTGGAAAAAGATGCCGTACGTGAAACCCTTCGCCCGGTTCTCGACGGTGGCGAAACCGTCGTCGCCCTCGGCTGCGGTTGGGGTCGGAATCTCGGCATCATCGCCGACTCGTTTCCCGACGTGACCGTCGTCGGTGGTGAAATCGCGGAACAAGGTGTCACCATCTCGCGGGAACTGCACGCCGACGAAAACCGTATCTCGGTCAAAACATTCGATTTTCACGGCGACTGGAGCATCTTCGACGGCCACGACGACGTGGTGGTGTTCACCTATGGTGCGCTTACCACGCTCGACGGCGTTCAGTCGGTGATCGATCGATTGGTTTCCCATGCAGAAAAACGATCCATCGTGGGCGTCCATCTCGAACAGACCGTGCCACATCCCTCGAACACCGTCCTCGGTCTGCTTCGTCGTCGATACGCCGACGTTCGTGGGTTCGAAACCGACCTGCTGCCTGTCCTTCGAGCGCATCCGGACGTTTCGGTGACCTATACCGAGTACGACGCGGTCGGCGCGAACCCGCTACATCCGCAAACCGCCATCAGATGGTATCCGTCGCGGTGA